A single genomic interval of Psychroserpens sp. NJDZ02 harbors:
- a CDS encoding alpha/beta hydrolase family protein: MKKPNTKLVLSILALLLSISTFAQDISGSWKGTLTAQGQDIPLLFNVKNDSGVLSSTMDSPSQGATGIPMDKTLFENNQLSINFTQGGIKYVGVLDKEAITGIFYQGGMEFPLNLTKTIKTKPGDVSLPSSKDALDKLSAFDNGTYKYSAEDYFEDPATSSFQFSPKGNYFSYREKDASGKNHVYVKNTKTDKVTRAIEEGEELIRGYGWANDNRLVYVKDNGGNENYQLFAANIDGSNPKALTPFDDVQVNFSNLLEDQPDHVIIMMNKDNKQIFEPYKINIVTGDMEKLFENKDASSPIAGYEFDKDGNLRGYTKQQNGVEYVLNYRTDADQPFKEVVTTNWKDSFSIVAFNYNTAYKHDAFVLTNLESNTSELVLYDLAKKEIIEKVYSNPTFDVGGVSRSKKRGYEVDYYFYTGEKTHIVPVSDYYKKLDKKFKKEFGDKVFSIVDKTEDEDKYLVIIQTDKLYGTYYTYDVKSDTFTKLLDLMPQLHEEDMAEMRPINFISRDGLKVYGYITIPNTIKKGQRVPLIVNPHGGPYGVRDYWGFNPETQLFASRGYATLQVNYRGSGGYGKEFFLKGNKQIGRKMLNDLEDAVAYAKTLDFIDGNKTAIYGASYGGLATLGSLVKTPDLYTCGIDYVGVSNLFTFFESFPEYWKPYMPQFNEQWYNTEDENDQKIMTEVSPALHVDKITKPLFVIQGANDPRVNIDESDQVVKSMRARNIEVPYMVKYDEGHGFSHEENRVALYKAMLGFFAQHLK, encoded by the coding sequence ATGAAAAAACCAAACACAAAATTAGTATTAAGTATTTTAGCTTTGCTGCTATCCATTAGCACATTTGCTCAAGATATTTCTGGATCTTGGAAAGGAACATTGACCGCGCAAGGTCAAGACATACCTTTATTATTTAATGTAAAAAACGATAGTGGTGTTTTGTCATCTACAATGGATAGTCCTTCTCAGGGTGCAACAGGGATTCCTATGGATAAAACCCTTTTTGAAAACAACCAATTAAGCATCAATTTTACGCAAGGCGGTATTAAATATGTTGGTGTTTTAGATAAAGAAGCTATTACTGGAATATTTTATCAAGGAGGCATGGAGTTTCCTTTAAATCTAACAAAAACCATAAAAACCAAACCGGGGGATGTTTCCTTGCCATCATCTAAAGATGCTTTAGATAAGTTGTCTGCTTTTGATAACGGAACATATAAATATTCTGCTGAAGATTATTTTGAAGATCCAGCAACTAGCTCTTTTCAATTTTCGCCTAAAGGAAATTACTTTTCGTATAGAGAGAAAGATGCTAGTGGAAAAAATCATGTATATGTGAAAAATACAAAAACAGATAAGGTGACACGTGCTATAGAAGAAGGTGAGGAGTTAATTAGAGGTTATGGCTGGGCTAATGATAATAGATTAGTTTATGTAAAAGATAATGGCGGTAACGAAAACTATCAACTGTTTGCTGCTAATATTGATGGAAGTAATCCAAAAGCATTAACACCATTTGATGATGTACAAGTTAATTTTTCGAACCTGTTAGAGGATCAACCAGATCATGTTATTATTATGATGAATAAAGATAATAAACAAATATTTGAGCCTTACAAAATCAATATTGTAACGGGAGATATGGAAAAACTGTTTGAAAATAAAGATGCATCTTCACCTATTGCGGGTTATGAATTTGATAAAGATGGAAATTTAAGAGGTTATACAAAACAACAAAATGGAGTAGAGTACGTGTTAAATTACAGAACAGACGCCGATCAACCTTTTAAAGAGGTGGTTACTACTAATTGGAAAGATTCTTTTTCTATCGTAGCTTTTAATTATAATACAGCTTATAAGCATGATGCTTTTGTGTTAACTAATTTAGAGAGTAATACAAGCGAATTGGTTTTATACGATTTAGCAAAAAAAGAAATTATAGAAAAGGTATACAGTAATCCTACGTTTGATGTAGGTGGTGTTAGTCGTTCTAAAAAGAGAGGATATGAAGTGGATTACTATTTTTATACAGGAGAAAAAACACACATTGTACCGGTAAGTGATTATTACAAAAAGTTAGATAAAAAATTCAAAAAAGAGTTTGGAGATAAAGTGTTTTCTATTGTAGATAAAACGGAAGACGAGGATAAATACTTAGTAATTATACAGACGGATAAGTTATATGGGACTTACTATACTTATGATGTGAAAAGTGACACGTTTACAAAACTATTGGATTTAATGCCACAATTACATGAGGAAGACATGGCAGAAATGAGACCTATTAACTTTATATCTCGAGATGGTTTAAAAGTCTATGGTTACATCACAATACCAAATACTATTAAAAAGGGACAAAGAGTGCCATTAATTGTAAATCCTCACGGTGGACCTTATGGTGTTAGAGACTATTGGGGTTTTAATCCAGAAACGCAATTGTTTGCAAGTAGAGGGTATGCTACTTTACAGGTTAATTATAGAGGGTCTGGTGGTTATGGAAAAGAATTCTTTTTAAAAGGGAATAAGCAAATTGGGAGAAAAATGCTTAACGATTTAGAGGATGCTGTAGCTTATGCTAAAACCTTAGATTTTATTGATGGAAATAAAACGGCTATTTATGGCGCAAGTTACGGCGGACTGGCAACTTTAGGTAGCCTTGTTAAAACTCCAGATTTATATACTTGTGGGATAGATTATGTAGGTGTTAGTAATCTGTTTACCTTTTTTGAGTCTTTTCCAGAATATTGGAAACCTTACATGCCACAATTTAATGAGCAGTGGTATAATACTGAGGATGAAAATGATCAAAAGATTATGACAGAAGTATCTCCTGCTTTACACGTCGATAAAATTACTAAACCATTATTTGTAATTCAAGGTGCTAATGATCCAAGAGTTAATATAGACGAATCTGATCAAGTTGTAAAGAGCATGAGAGCAAGAAATATAGAGGTGCCTTATATGGTAAAGTACGATGAAGGACATGGATTTTCTCATGAAGAAAATAGAGTAGCATTGTACAAAGCGATGTTAGGTTTTTTTGCACAACATTTAAAGTAA